The following coding sequences are from one Panicum hallii strain FIL2 chromosome 5, PHallii_v3.1, whole genome shotgun sequence window:
- the LOC112895349 gene encoding non-classical arabinogalactan protein 30-like: MSPIPSTPPAPYTLPPATPKPAPYTPPAAPAHSDEKKLVVVRVEGLVLCQSCAQRGSQSLEGAAPLPGAKVTVTCRDKKNLVMSWRSPAANYNGYFHAEFGVERAGNYFGRDPRAACFVRLLSSPDARCNGITNIGGGTEGVPIRDEGKRWTDQRGIENVVYTAGPLAFKPAMCAPTRHY; this comes from the coding sequence ATGAGCCCCATCCCCTCGACACCGCCGGCGCCCTACACCCTGCCGCCCGCCACGCCGAAGCCCGCGCCATAcacgccgccggcggcgcccgcCCACAGCGACGAGAAGAAGCTGGTGGTGGTGCGCGTGGAGGGCCTGGTGCTGTGCCAGAGCTGCGCGCAGCGGGGCTCGCAGAGCCTCGAAGGCGCGGCGCCGCTGCCGGGGGCGAAGGTGACGGTCACCTGCCGCGACAAGAAGAACCTCGTCATGTCGTGGCGGTCCCCCGCCGCCAACTACAACGGCTACTTCCACGCGGAGTTCGGTGTCGAGCGCGCCGGCAACTACTTTGGCAGGGACCCCCGCGCCGCCTGCTTCGTGCGCCTGCTCTCGTCGCCGGACGCCAGGTGCAACGGCATCACCAACATCGGCGGCGGCACGGAGGGCGTGCCGATCCGCGACGAGGGCAAGCGGTGGACCGACCAGCGCGGCATCGAGAACGTCGTCTACACCGCCGGCCCGCTCGCGTTCAAGCCGGCGATGTGCGCGCCCACGCGCCACTACTGA